GACACATCAATCCCGAAATTCTACGAGCGGAAATCATCGACTGCTTCAATAACTCGATCCATCTCAACGGCATTTTCTCGACTAGATACAAGTAAACCTTATCAGCCTGTACAGGATAATTTCAACAATAATCATATCCTTGAGGGTGGTGGtactggatctggtgctgtCACATCGTTTGAACCTCTTGAAATGGATAATCACAACGACTCTGATGTTGGTGGATCTGGCCCAGAATCCGGCCATGATGATGACTTGAATGATGTTAGTAATGAATCTCCCGAAGCAGATGAGTCTATAACCGAGCTTATTGATCAAGATCATGGGATTTCTGTTGATAACACGCGGGATATCAGTGAACCAGCCATCGACCAACCAACTATATCAAGGTCGTCAGAACCATATCATTTTCCTCGTAGGGACTCCTCCCCAGTACAATTGACACGTGTGGATCCCACTCCTATGGGTTCTGAATCGCCCATGTTAATATCATCCTCTACAGGGTCTCCTCTTATACAACCatctacccctgaatcaATTAGAGGAAGACAGATTCACTCTATAGATGGTCGGTTCCACACTCGGATGAGCTCGAATACTAGCGGGTTGTCTGGTAATCTTTTTAATCGCCATCTAGATTCTGTAAGCTCCCTTTTGTTTGGGCGGTCTAGTGGGAATGTTTctccaaaaaagaaagacgGTGGACTCACCACACCTGTCAATGCCAATATTGAGACTATTTCTGGGAGTGCTAGCGACGAGTTACTCAGTGACCTTCCATATCAAAATACTCCATGGGAGCCAGTGAGATGGAGCAAATTACGTAAAATCTCAAATCAACTTTATTCAGAGTCGGCTCACGCCTTGTATGGACAACCAACATGCGTCTACCCTGCATCTTTTATAGCGGTGGGAATGAGTCGTGGCCATGTCCTTATTTTTGACTATCAACAGAATCTTAAACATGTTTTAGGTTTGAAAGCCAAGCTCCCTGAATGGGGTGAAGTCACTTCTCTGGCTGTGTCTTTTGACCACACATTTGTTGGAGTAGGTTACTCACAAGGACATATTGTTACTTGGGAACTTGCCAAGCCAAATAATCCCAATATTCATATTTATCCgcttgaaaataatttcgACATTAAGCCCAATGACGATAAGGAGGGCCATATAAAGGGTGCTTCTGTTATCCACCTTGCGTTCATTAACAAGCGCCATAGCGCTCTTATTTCTGCTGATTCCAGAGGTATGGCATTTGCTCATGATACAGTTCGGAATATAAGGCGTCATGTAAACACCAAACGAATTCTTGGCAGATACAGACCTCAACCCAATACAAAAAACAGGCCTATGACTATATTTGCATGTGCACCGCGACCCACAGGCCATAATCCACTTCCAGAAGACCTCGGACTTGTAGCCATAATGACTCCCTACCTATTGGTAGTAGTGTCTATTCACCCACAGATTCGCACTCAGCTAAAACTGCCCAGAAGCAAAGAGATTAGTAGTTCTATGGGATTAAGTGCATGTCTGGCATGGTTCCCTGCTCCTACACCTACCCATATGTCAAAGCTCGCCTATAGTTGGTCGAATGTCGTACACGTCGTGGATGTCTCACTTGTCCGGGACCCTTTTACAGATGATCTAACAGCTGCATTTTCATCGACCCGTAAACTAGTATGCGATGAGTCGATTGTGGCAATACAATGGATTGATACAGTGGTAAGTTGGCGAGTATTCGCTTTGTTAGTGCTATACTCCCTGTTGTAAACTTTTTCTTCCAGTAGACTAACGAACAATTAGATTCTGTCGCTGGTGACAATTACCCAGCGGTTACTCATTGTCAATACCAAGACAATGACAATTCCAGAAACCGAGGACTTGCTGGATAAGCATATGGTACACCATGACTATTTCTCGTTTAACCTACACAATCTCCTAGTAAAGAGATCCGATTCTACTCTGCCGCAACCTGCTGTAATCGCTGATGCGTTCTATAACAGTATCCGGGGATATAAAGGTAGGCTGTTCCTGATGGGAAAGTATGAGTTTGTGATCGGCTCTTTGTCCAATTGGGCTGATAGATTACTGGACGTTATGGAGAGTGGAGGCTACATAAGGGCCATAAAACTGGCTACTGCTTACTATTTGGGTGAAGAAGACTTTGTATCGGTGGGATTACCCGCGGATGAAAGCGAACGGCATGCTGTTGTGCTCAGAAGCATCCCCAATCTGATATCTGCTTCTTTTGGTTATACATTTCAATCTGACCATCCGGATGAGGCCTCCATTGCTGGGCTTACTGATGCTTGCATTACAGCAGTAGTTGCCATGAATGAAACTGATCTATTGACAGATATATTTGAGCTATTTGAGCCAACTGCCTATCGTAAAATCTTTTTCGAACAGCTCTCATCATTCATTTATGATGGAGATATCAAATCACTCCCACCCAGGGTTTTTAAGgaacttgttcttttttattcGACCTCAAGTGACGTTTTGGAAGACCTAACGTGTAGACTTAGAACAGATACGCTGGATATTGATCTAATTTTCAGTTTATGTCGACAATACCACCTCCGTGATACACTAACCTATATTACAAATTGTGCATTGCGAGATTTCAAGACTCCTTTAGTGGATTTTGTAAACTTGATAGAGCAAGTATCATCTATAGGTGAGGCAAGTTCTCAAGTTGTGAAATCCGACACATTGGAATGGCAATCTACCAAGTCTAGAGAATCCACAGATGCAACTGACAACGTAGATTTAGAGCAATTGGTGCATGAGGCCGACAAGGTCTATCCATATCTGTCATACATCTTGACAGGCAGGATATACCCCACAGCACTTCTGTTCACAGATGAAGGTCTCTCATACTATGGCAAATGTGCTACCTACTATATGTTATTTTCGGGAAAAGTGAAGTCAGATACTGAAGTTCGGTTCCCATATCTCATAGCACTTATCAACTACAACAGCTCTGCATTCTTTGCAGCGTTGAATGAAGGTTTTGAGGATACGTTTATGAATGGCAGTGATAGAATCGAAGATGGTGATATATATCCTCCAGAGGAGCTTGCTTTTGGTTCAACTGTTAGTAGACAGCTTATTATCAATATCTTGCTTGACGTTTTTTATGACGAATCTAATGGATTGGGACCGGATAAACGGATCTTTttggatatatttattgctcGCAACTACCCGAAGTACTTGCAGTTCATTCTTCTACCAGGAAAAGTCCTTTCTAAAATTCTTTACGAACTATGTTATTGGAACGATGCATCAttaaaagaagagagagagattGCAGTCAACTCTTTGTTGACAAAATTTAAACCCCCAGATCTAGAGAATCTAACGGCAACTCTTTATGAAGTCAAGTTCCATTCAATTCTGATTTATCTTTTCCGGTCAGAAAAGAAGTACACTAAGCTTTTGGAGGTTGCATTTGAATCGGTCAGGGTCAATGAGTTAGAAGCAGACCGGTTATTTGACATAATTGAAGAATGTCTTCAAAACACCAGAGGAATGAGTCAAACGAAAGAGCGTGGCAACTTGGATCGATTACTGGGATCACATTTTGAGATGCTAGTGGAACTAGATAGCGAGAGACTGGTGCAGTTAGTTAGTAAATTCTGCGCTCATATTCATGACTTGGTCTTTAAGCTCAATAGCGAAGGCTTACAACTGCGTTATCTGAATATCTTATTCAAAGCAGTCGGGAAGAGTGATTCTCAAGGACAAAAGTTCCTTCCAACTCTACGCACACGCACGCTTTATATTTCACTTTTGGccaaaaacaataacagTGCAGAGATCTACCGCTTATTAAGTACTATTTTGACGTCAACTAGTGACGTAGACCTCCCCAGCATTGTTGACAGTTTAATTTCATCCAAAAGTATTGACTCGCTAGTTCTGTTACTTGAGAGACAGGGCAGAATAGGCGAAGCGATGATTTACCTACTCGATCACATTCTGTTCCTAAACGACGAGTACATGCTGAAGCCAACTGAATCGGAGTCTGGTTTAAACGAACATTTATCTCCTGAGGTAACGAAACTTGAGGATCAGCTATCGAGATATACAGCTATTGGAGTCAATTTATGTCTTGATGATGAGCGCCGTGGTACACAAGGAGAATCCCAGAACCCTGGAGAGGCAGTATGGATTCGATTGATAGACACTTTGATTGATCTTCTTAAGGATACACTTTCTGATgacaaagaaaaagcatTATCATTAGAACACCAAAAGCAGTTCAAGCACTCGCTACTTCGACAGGCACTCTCTGCTTTGTTGGGCTCACCAGCTAACATTAATGGATTCCAGCACGATGCAACTATTGTCCGAATATTTAGATCGATATTGGCCCCTGAGTCGACGAAGACTAGAACGGTTGGTAGCCTCCGACCATTGCTTGATGACATGTTCTCCGCTTATAATTATCAACACACCATGTTGTGTGTTGTTGAGGAAATCCTAGACTCAGATACTTATCTAAGTTTACTCGACCTGGTTAGCGAGAGGTTGAAGGGTTGGAAGGTTTCAAAATCAGGCGAATGTGAAGGATGTGGAAGGAAAGTTGTTGGAGTTGGTGTAGACGCCGAATGGCTCTATAGCCAATGGgagaagagacagaaagaaaagacaGTCGCTGGCTTCAATGGCACTGTCCGCAAGGATAAAGGCAAAAGTAAATATCTGAAGCCGACAGTTTCCAACGACACAAGCCGTGAGCAAGATGAGATCTTGATCGTGTTCAAATGTGGACACACTTACCACAAAGGATGTCTGAAACGACTGGGCAATGTTGACGAGATCAAATGTATTATATGTGGCTAAGTATGgtgtatttattattttaattgtatattattattcataATCGCACAATTCCATTCATTCAGGGGTCCTGAACGCGAACATAAAATCGTTCCCcgcttcgctcgaatcGAAGACTCCATcctcgctgcctccggcggctggggctctgccccagaccccgtggctcctctcgcttcgctcgagtcgttgctcGGGGAGATGAAACACAAGCTGGTTTGGGGAGGGAAGAGACAAAACTAAATTCAAAGAAGTGCttttttataatttcacttaaataaagaaaattaCTGAAGAGCACGAACAAGGTCTCCAATGAGGTCATTGGTATCCTCAAGACCGATAGAGACACGCAGGAGACTTTCACTGACGCTCATGTCGGTCATACATCTCCACTCGATGAGACTCTCGGCACCACCTAGCGAGGTAGCATGATGGAACAATTTTAGCTTGGACGGGAAGTAGCGAGCGGTTTCTCTGTCTTTCAGTTCAATAGAGAACACAGGAGGACCGCCTAATGGCAGTTGCTTCTTAACAAAGTCTTCAGTTTGTAAAGAAGAATGATAGATCTTTTCAAGCTTTGGAAGTTTACTGATGTTGTCAGCCAAGTATTTGACAATCTTGTTAGCACTCTCATATTGAAGTCTAATGCGGTAGTGATAAGTTCGCAGCGAACGAAGTAATAACCAAGATTCTAAAGAACCAGGACTGGCACCAGTAAAGTCTCTGTCAGACATCAATGCACTAGCAACCTTCTCATCTTTGGAAACAAGAATTCCAGACAACAGATCAGAGTGACCGCCAAAGTACTTAGTACCAGAATGCATGACCATATCAACACCCAAGCTCCAGGGATCTTGCAAAGGAGGCGGAGCAAAAGTGGCATCTAAAACTAGAAATGCACCTCTGGAATGGGCAATCTTAGCATAATGCTCAATATCAAAAGCCAGTCCAGTTGGGTTGACTGGTGATTCAAGATGGATAATATCACctttctgaagaagctcaGGATCAGTATCCAAATTGTGGTGAACCTTGGTTCCAAAGTTTCTCTGGTAAATTTTCAATAAAGAATGGCATCCATGATAACCGTCTCCAATAAAGACATTCTTAGGATTATAATGCAAAAGCATGGCATGGAAGGCAGAAAGTCCTGAGGAGAATAGAACAGCATGACCGTCAAGAATCTCGCCAAGAATCTTCTCTGCTCTTAAAACACTTCTATGAGAAATACGTGAGTAGATATGGTCCTGTCTGTCATAAGCAGTAGACACTTCTCTAGCAGTTTGGAGCTTTGAAGGGTCGCTATTGTACCGATAGGTAGTTGAAACATGAATAGGTGGAGCCACATCAGTAGTCAGAGCAAGCTCGTCGTCGCCATGAATACCAATTGTGCTAACGCCAAACTCTTCGTGAAGGCTAGTTTTAGCCAGATGATCTTCCAATGAGTACAATTCAGACATTCtaacaaaattaaaatatattcttGGAAgattgataaaatggatATTAATTTAACCAGGTCTGACTCACTTCCCCAAGATATATATCCGGAGAAATCACGTGGATAGTCACTCTCCTGCAGATCAAACCCGGATCATATCCGAAGTCCGGGGATCAAAAGCTACTAATAACCGAACTCTTTCATCCACTTTAAATCCATCACCAATCCAAATTCAATACAAATAAACCCACAATTCCTCTCCCCACACACAACTGCACCCGTTCCGTTCCCCTaacgcaacgactcgagcgaagcgagaggagccacggggtctggggcagagccccagccgccggaggcattcaGACCCCCTTCAGATCCGGAACCCGGACCGAAAATAGCGAGGACGATCAATAAAACGAACATTagaatatataataaaatacGTAATAAGTGTCTATTCAGTTTGCACCTCGCTGGCCTCGCGGTCGTAGTAGGCAACCAGGACGATTTTGAACTCGGAGCAGGCAATACCGAACTGCTTGAGCAGTCTAGTTTGCTTACCATCAAGAACCTGGCCCTCTGTACAAACAGTATGGTCGCCAGAAAGTACAACCTTACCAGCCTTGAGTTGAGTTGGAACACCCAAGGATCTGATAGTAGACTCTAAAGAGTGTGCCAGAGGAACATCATCCTCAGCAGGAATCTGACCACCTCTGGAGTACACGATACCAGCGGGAATTGTGAATGTTAGGGGAGCAACAATACCAGCACGAGCGAAATCAGACTTGACAAACGACTCGAAATAGTCTCGTACAACTTGAGGTTCCTCGTCAGTCATTAACAAACCAACGTCTCCACTCATATGCTTAGTTAATTGGGCAAGGTTCTCTCTGTGTTCCTCCTCGGGAGTTCTACCAAGAGCCTTTTGCATGACTCTGGTTCGGCCAAACAGGATCTTGCTTCCCTTCCAGTCCTGTCTAATGGTCTTCAGGAAAGTATTACGCATGTTATCGACTCTGAATACCCAGGTATAGGCGTATTTGTCTACGTTCTCTTTGATATCATCTCCTATCCGCTCTTTATCCTGACGGGTCTTTTTGTCGGTTTTCGTGAGATTCACTATTATCTGTTAGTCATTTTTCCTCACTCTCTTGATATACAACTCTCCTACTAATAGAAACAGGATCGCAAACGGGAAAAACCACAATTTTTCAGGGCCAGAGCTCTAGCCACACAAATGCAGTACTGAATCCGCCATATGCCACCAGTTGAGCTCTTTATCCACACAAACATCCACCCGTCTGGTCTCCGCCTGCCTCGCAAACCCCACAAAAAACTTACCGAGCTTGGATCTCTTGGATTTGGGCATTTTTTCACTGTGTTCCTGATATTTTCGAGAATGGAAAaagatcaaaaataaatttcagcTCTTCATGCAGGTCGATCTGGCACgcatatttttttgaaaaccaaaatcagcCACTTATGCTCCGGGGGTCCTGaagcctccggcggctggggctctgccccagaccctgtggctcctctcgctacgctcgagtcgttccgtcgacggtccagtcgctccgcgaagcggagcacaaccagggtctggggcggagccccagccgccggaggcaaagtGGACCCCTACCGAGTATATAGTGCCGCGCAGTGCAGgagtataaatatgcaGGTAAATTTTCAGATCgcattttttcttctcttcatctttTTTGATCACTCGTGGAGTAGCAGGTGTCTTTTTATGAGTATTTCTGAGGATGATTTGATCCGATTCCATCAGGCCCATTTCGGGTTTCTGCCTGACCGAGAACTTGTGTCTTGGGACGCGAATGGCGACGATAGTGTTAATCGTGCTGGTGAAGCTGAACAGCCAGATGTGTACTATGAAGACGGCACTGTGAGAACTATCACCGACGAAGAGATCAAATTCTTTCGTGATTCTGAGTTGAGACAGAGAGAGCTTGCTCGTCAGCTGAAAACAGGTATTAAATCAGGTGCTGCTAGTAACTCTGGCAAAGATTCAGAAAGCGAATTTGCGTCAACTTTTCGGCCGGCTAGTGTTGAAGAAACAAAGCCATATACGCCAATTTCCAATGATAGTAGCAGTTATAGGGCTGTATTTGGTTTGTACGAATCGTACATCCAGCGGTTGGACGATGAATGTGATGCCAATTTCATCAATGTCTGCCGTAAGCGCAAAGTTCAGCACTATTATCCAGTCCTGCCTCTTTCACAATAAGTAAGTTTTCAATCTTCGTATGGGTGTTTAAGCTTGTCGAAACGAGTCGAGTAAATACTGCTAGCTTCAGATACAAAATGATGAAAAACCAGTCATCCTTAACCATATTTCATGCGCCAACCATTATTGTCATTTCCGGCGCATGGAGCTGATGACCAAAATTGGGTAATTCTGAAACTCTGAAAGCTGCTATTGTTATGTCAAGAAGCTTTACTAACAAACTGTCAGAATTGATTTGTAGGAGGAACTGTCTCTGGACTGAACTTGGCCCTATTGTCTAGTAGTTATGCGAACCAGAAGTCATTTTACTGTTCAAATAGCTAGctgcttatttattcttactattatttatttgctttGACTTTcttattaatttattcatttatttattaactgTTTCCTTACGAAATCCTATTCGTATGAGAGGTGTATTCAACATCATATGTTTAATACTTGTAATTTACAAATTAAATGCAGTAGTAACGGTCGCCAAAATCACCTAGACCGGGAGTGATGTAGCTGTTGGCGTCCAAtccatcatcaacaacacctGTTACGATTCTAACCTTGGGGAACTTGGCAGTGAAGTTCTTAATTCCCTCAGGAGAAGCTATAAGattcaaaaacacaatGCGCTCTTGGACTACTCCTCGAGACAGGAGAACGTCGACTGCCATCATAGCAGACCCACCTGTTGCCAGCATGGGATCTAATAAGAATACATATCTCTCAGAGATATCTTCTGGAAGCTTATCGTAGAACAGCTTTGGTTTAGTAGTTTCTTCGTCTCTTTGGATCAAAATCTTTCCAATTCTCACCGATCTACAGCAGTCTCTCAAACCTTGTTCCATAGACTCACCAGCTCGCATAATGGACACTCCACAAATCTTACCCTCGAAAGAGACGCCATCAAACAAGGTTCCAAGAGGTGTTGAAACGGTTTCTGGCTTCACTGGGAGTTGATTGAGACCCTCTTCAACCAGCAGTCGAATGATTCGATCCGAGTAGAAGATGAAATCACTCCGAGGAGTGTCTCTGTCACGAATAATTCTATTAAAAACTGTTAGATAATGCAATGACTCCAATTATGATCTTGTAATAACATCACTTACGTGTATAAACCACGGAGTTGGTTAGACTGGGGAAGAATTGATACAGTATTTGGAAATGACATGTTAATTATTGTGTCTGAAGTGCAAATCACCCGCTTTTTTTAACTTctgtattattatatattttacaTGCACTGATAAGAGGGCCCTAACCCGCAGCGAATTGCCCGCGGTCAATACCAACTGATAAACTGGCGATAAAATTGATCAGGACCGAGGTGTAGATTTCGATATGATAGAGGTCGAAGTGAATTGGTCTGACGTTAATTTCTCATCAGCTGGGGAATCATTGCCAACTGCTGTGTTCAGTTTGTGGTCACAAATCAGAAATCCAATCTATAAGTTTGACCCTGCTGGATTAGATAAAGCATAGATATCATGATAGTTTAAATGActtgaatttttattttttgtttttgttttctataataatattattttatttattatagtTTTGTAGTTTTGTGCCTGTGCTGCTATTGTGAACACAAGAGACTCGAATGTAGGGAAATGATCTGCAATTGCTGGATTAATAGTCCAGCCACTTTACTCAGATAAAATATAGATGTCATAATATCATTAGAATATATAGCTATGATTTAGAGAACACTTGCTAGACGTACTGGCCAGTTGTTTGTATTGGTAGATGCTGGGTTTGAAGCCTGGTCTGTTTGGAGTCCAGGTGCAGCAGACACCGTTGGAGACACTATAGAGCTCTGGGAGACTGACCTACGAGCAATTGGATTGTACTTGAGATGTGTAACTAATCCAAGGTTGTCTCGTAAAAAGTCAAACCtgccagtagcaccagtagATTCTTCATAAACACCTGCACAAGCATTGTGAAACTCATTCTGGGTGAAAGTCAATGATCCACCCAGTTGCTTGAGAGCGCCATGATATAGAACTTGAGCTGGGACATATCCATCGGCATTGGTCCATCCATCCTTTGCTAAAGTCTGGTAGGCAGCCATGGCAGCTCGATAGATGGTGATGTGGGATGAGGGATAATGAGATAGAGATGgttgaggtggtggtggctgGTGAGATGGCATCACTGGTTGTTGAGAAAGTTGCTGTGGAAGCATCGTATTCCATGGAGTTGACCCATTGATAGAATTCATATTCAAATTCGGTGTTCCAGAGGTTGACCACATGTTTGATCCGATGCTAGAAGTTCTACGTCCAAAAGGACTCCAGtcagatgaggatgaactTGTCTTGGTATCGAAAAGTGATCCTGAAAACAACCGTCCCGAGCCAAAACCATTAGTAGCAGTAGGAACAGGACCCGGTGCAACATTTGCAGTAGTGGCATTAGTAATAGGAGACATTACATCAGAAGTGTTGATAGGGAAAGCCGAGTTCgactcgtcatcttctaaCAGGCTGCTACCACCAATAATCCGGTTAAGCTCGTCGACTGGGTTTTCATCTTCCAGGTCTTGATTACTGGATGCTGCACTAGGACGTTTGATTGggggttgttgttgctgttgttgttgtcgaggctgctgttgttgttgttgctgagactGCTGAAGCTGTTGAAGTAACGGTTGTGTCTGTAGAGGTTGAGCCATAGAAGCAGACGGTGAAGTCACAGAAGAGCCATTTGTATAGCCAAGAACATTTAAAAGTGCCATAGGAGACTGGGTATTCGACATAGCTGGTGGTTGAGGGATTGGAGCTTGGCCGGGAGACGCTGATGTCAGATACGAGTTCCAGGCAGCAACTGGATGAAGTCCAGGTTGCTGCTGCGGTTGCTGCTGGGGTGGAGCTTGCTGGAATGGCAGTTGTCCATACGACGAAGGAagatgttgctgttgctgttgctgttgctgaggaGGCAGTCCTTGACCAGTTGGAtatggctgttgttggattGGCTGTGTCATACTATGAGGAAGAGTGGGAAGTGCAATAGGTGTACCAGATTGAGGTGATCCACTTGAAGAAGTCGCAGTTGAGGTGCTAACAACTGGTTCACTGTTAGCCAATTGTTGATGCATCTGTAAACTAGCAAGAAGCTGCttttgatgctgttgtttaGCAGCAAGTTCAGTCTTTTGGACTGTTTCTTGTGCCAATTGAATACGTctagcatcttcttcttgagcttctttttcttgtttcttgCGCAGTTCTTCAGCCTCCTTAGCCAATCGTTTTTTCTCtgcctcttcctctttagCCTTTTTAACTCttgcctcttcttcagctcgTAGCCTACGAGCCTCTGcttcttttgcttctttctCCCGTCGACGTTGATTTTCCTTTTCCTCTCTCTCGCGTCGCTTCCGTTCTCGTTCAGCTTCACGCTTCcgttcttcttcaagcttcttttttcgttcctcctcctgcagtttcttctgttccagtttcttttgtcgagccaactcctgcttctTAGCTTGTTCAGCTTTTAAAGCAGCTTCAGCTTGAGCTTTTTCTGCCTCCTTTCtagctttttcttcttcttta
The Sugiyamaella lignohabitans strain CBS 10342 chromosome A, complete sequence genome window above contains:
- the VPS8 gene encoding CORVET complex membrane-binding subunit VPS8, whose amino-acid sequence is MTIPETEDLLDKHMVHHDYFSFNLHNLLVKRSDSTLPQPAVIADAFYNSIRGYKGRLFLMGKYEFVIGSLSNWADRLLDVMESGGYIRAIKLATAYYLGEEDFVSVGLPADESERHAVVLRSIPNLISASFGYTFQSDHPDEASIAGLTDACITAVVAMNETDLLTDIFELFEPTAYRKIFFEQLSSFIYDGDIKSLPPRVFKELVLFYSTSSDVLEDLTCRLRTDTLDIDLIFSLCRQYHLRDTLTYITNCALRDFKTPLVDFVNLIEQVSSIGEASSQVVKSDTLEWQSTKSRESTDATDNVDLEQLVHEADKVYPYLSYILTGRIYPTALLFTDEGLSYYGKCATYYMLFSGKVKSDTEVRFPYLIALINYNSSAFFAALNEGFEDTFMNGSDRIEDGDIYPPEELAFGSTVSRQLIINILLDVFYDESNGLGPDKRIFLDIFIARNYPKYLQFILLPGKVLSKILYELCYWNDASLKEEREIAVNSLLTKFKPPDLENLTATLYEVKFHSILIYLFRSEKKYTKLLEVAFESVRVNELEADRLFDIIEECLQNTRGMSQTKERGNLDRLLGSHFEMLVELDSERLVQLVSKFCAHIHDLVFKLNSEGLQLRYLNILFKAVGKSDSQGQKFLPTLRTRTLYISLLAKNNNSAEIYRLLSTILTSTSDVDLPSIVDSLISSKSIDSLVLLLERQGRIGEAMIYLLDHILFLNDEYMLKPTESESGLNEHLSPEVTKLEDQLSRYTAIGVNLCLDDERRGTQGESQNPGEAVWIRLIDTLIDLLKDTLSDDKEKALSLEHQKQFKHSLLRQALSALLGSPANINGFQHDATIVRIFRSILAPESTKTRTVGSLRPLLDDMFSAYNYQHTMLCVVEEILDSDTYLSLLDLVSERLKGWKVSKSGECEGCGRKVVGVGVDAEWLYSQWEKRQKEKTVAGFNGTVRKDKGKSKYLKPTVSNDTSREQDEILIVFKCGHTYHKGCLKRLGNVDEIKCIICG
- a CDS encoding putative cystathionine beta-lyase (hypothetical protein; localizes to the cytoplasm and nucleus; overexpression affects protein trafficking through the endocytic pathway; GO_component: GO:0005737 - cytoplasm [Evidence IDA] [PMID 14562095]; GO_component: GO:0005737 - cytoplasm [Evidence IDA] [PMID 21777356]; GO_component: GO:0005634 - nucleus [Evidence IDA] [PMID 21777356]; GO_function: GO:0003824 - catalytic activity [Evidence IEA]; GO_function: GO:0004121 - cystathionine beta-lyase activity [Evidence ISS] [PMID 10821189]; GO_function: GO:0016829 - lyase activity [Evidence IEA]; GO_function: GO:0030170 - pyridoxal phosphate binding [Evidence IEA]; GO_process: GO:0006790 - sulfur compound metabolic process [Evidence ISS] [PMID 10821189]), whose product is MSELYSLEDHLAKTSLHEEFGVSTIGIHGDDELALTTDVAPPIHVSTTYRYNSDPSKLQTAREVSTAYDRQDHIYSRISHRSVLRAEKILGEILDGHAVLFSSGLSAFHAMLLHYNPKNVFIGDGYHGCHSLLKIYQRNFGTKVHHNLDTDPELLQKGDIIHLESPVNPTGLAFDIEHYAKIAHSRGAFLVLDATFAPPPLQDPWSLGVDMVMHSGTKYFGGHSDLLSGILVSKDEKVASALMSDRDFTGASPGSLESWLLLRSLRTYHYRIRLQYESANKIVKYLADNISKLPKLEKIYHSSLQTEDFVKKQLPLGGPPVFSIELKDRETARYFPSKLKLFHHATSLGGAESLIEWRCMTDMSVSESLLRVSIGLEDTNDLIGDLVRALQ